One stretch of Nitrosococcus watsonii C-113 DNA includes these proteins:
- a CDS encoding DUF883 family protein — MADNSPKKEVDELKDELSQLRKDMGSVVSAVKNLGQSTARTTKTKAEQELDEMLEKLNRAYLSAREGGERAVISTYSEIERHPLASLGVAFVAGLIAGKLFSQK, encoded by the coding sequence ATGGCGGATAACTCTCCAAAAAAAGAAGTGGATGAATTAAAGGACGAACTTAGCCAACTACGTAAAGATATGGGAAGCGTAGTTTCAGCGGTAAAAAACTTGGGTCAGAGCACGGCCCGGACTACCAAAACCAAGGCCGAGCAGGAACTAGACGAAATGCTTGAGAAATTAAACCGAGCCTATTTGTCGGCCCGCGAAGGGGGTGAACGGGCGGTCATATCCACCTATAGCGAAATTGAACGGCACCCATTGGCTAGCTTGGGTGTTGCCTTTGTAGCTGGATTAATTGCAGGTAAACTGTTCTCTCAAAAATAA